A single window of Gemmatimonadaceae bacterium DNA harbors:
- a CDS encoding DinB family protein, protein MTGTLRARSHGQGIADEIGRALIGDAWHGPALNEILVGISAEDAIQRPIPAAHNIWELVLHITSWANIARRRITGGQVAPSEGEDWPRPGPISENRWAEARAALAESHERLREIVAGMSDEDLARNAPQSERTIAAMLHGVTQHAAYHGGQIAILKKALHPQRRGAT, encoded by the coding sequence TTGACAGGCACGTTGCGCGCGCGAAGCCATGGTCAGGGCATCGCCGACGAGATCGGCCGTGCGCTGATCGGCGACGCATGGCATGGTCCGGCTCTGAACGAGATTCTCGTCGGCATAAGCGCCGAGGATGCGATTCAGCGTCCAATTCCTGCGGCGCACAACATCTGGGAGCTGGTGCTCCACATAACCTCGTGGGCCAACATCGCCAGACGGCGCATCACCGGTGGCCAGGTTGCGCCGTCCGAGGGTGAGGACTGGCCCCGACCGGGCCCAATCTCCGAGAATCGCTGGGCGGAGGCGCGGGCCGCGCTTGCAGAAAGCCACGAGCGACTGCGGGAGATCGTAGCAGGCATGAGCGATGAGGATCTCGCGAGAAACGCACCCCAGAGCGAGCGCACTATCGCCGCGATGCTTCACGGTGTCACGCAGCATGCAGCCTATCACGGCGGGCAGATTGCGATTCTCAAGAAAGCGCTGCATCCCCAGCGTCGCGGGGCAACCTGA
- a CDS encoding VOC family protein, whose amino-acid sequence MTESTAGPRLAVNGIGGVFLFSNKAKELADWYTRHLGIEFTQYEGTQTYGMEFHYRFDLDPSMRASTVFSISQTDKPLSAGRHEFEVNYRVDDLHAFIAQLETDGIAMEKVEDFDYGRFAWVRDPDNNRIELYEPLARMGG is encoded by the coding sequence ATGACAGAATCAACCGCTGGCCCGCGCCTCGCCGTCAACGGCATTGGAGGCGTATTTCTGTTCTCGAACAAGGCGAAAGAGCTCGCCGACTGGTACACGCGGCACCTCGGGATCGAGTTCACCCAGTACGAGGGCACACAGACCTACGGCATGGAGTTCCATTACCGCTTCGACCTCGATCCGTCCATGCGCGCGAGCACAGTCTTCTCCATCAGTCAGACAGACAAGCCGCTCTCGGCCGGCCGTCATGAGTTCGAGGTCAACTACAGAGTCGACGATCTTCACGCATTCATCGCGCAGCTCGAGACCGACGGCATCGCGATGGAAAAAGTCGAGGACTTCGACTACGGCCGCTTTGCGTGGGTGAGGGATCCGGACAACAATCGCATCGAGCTCTACGAGCCACTCGCAAGGATGGGCGGATGA
- a CDS encoding GNAT family N-acetyltransferase, with amino-acid sequence MRPAKQSDSEQIYDLVKGYAAEGLMLPRTLEQISLNIENYVVAVKGGRVVACAALDEYSPSLAEVSSVAVARDEHGNGLGTQVVLGVERLARARDIEEIFALSLTDNFFLALDYAPTAISRYPEKLSRYENLTTAGVEIVPKRCFQKKLGNDWQLPQLLDAAPPRSKRALRAS; translated from the coding sequence GTGCGACCGGCAAAGCAATCGGACTCGGAGCAGATCTACGACCTCGTGAAAGGCTACGCGGCCGAAGGACTGATGCTGCCCCGAACCCTCGAGCAGATCTCCCTCAACATCGAGAACTACGTCGTTGCCGTCAAAGGCGGGCGCGTCGTCGCGTGTGCCGCGCTCGACGAGTACTCGCCGTCGCTCGCCGAGGTGTCGTCGGTGGCCGTCGCACGGGATGAGCACGGCAATGGCCTCGGCACCCAGGTTGTTCTCGGAGTCGAGCGACTGGCACGGGCGCGGGACATCGAGGAGATCTTCGCCCTCAGTCTGACGGACAACTTCTTCCTCGCGCTCGACTATGCACCGACTGCCATCTCACGGTACCCTGAGAAGCTCTCGCGGTACGAGAACCTCACGACTGCCGGAGTCGAGATAGTTCCGAAGCGCTGCTTTCAGAAGAAGCTGGGCAACGACTGGCAGCTGCCTCAGCTCCTCGATGCCGCCCCGCCCAGATCGAAGCGCGCCCTCCGCGCTAGCTAA
- a CDS encoding DUF4235 domain-containing protein, whose protein sequence is MKQAASKAVWMAVGAGSAVVAGAIVEKSLNAGWRAVTSKQPPNRPESLKTRWKEALLWTAASAVLVGVAQISARRGAALGWRQVTGKLPPR, encoded by the coding sequence ATGAAACAGGCGGCGAGTAAAGCAGTCTGGATGGCCGTCGGCGCTGGATCAGCCGTGGTGGCCGGCGCGATCGTGGAGAAGTCCCTGAACGCCGGCTGGCGGGCAGTTACATCGAAACAGCCCCCCAACCGGCCCGAGTCGCTGAAAACCAGGTGGAAAGAAGCACTCCTCTGGACTGCGGCTAGCGCTGTTCTCGTCGGTGTCGCCCAGATCTCCGCGAGACGCGGCGCCGCACTCGGCTGGCGGCAGGTTACAGGTAAGCTCCCGCCCCGGTAA
- a CDS encoding DUF411 domain-containing protein — protein MNKVVRNVIGVSVVAVVALVAACSGDGADATPANATLGDATVANATASEPTPDATAPSVETGESSAKPIAIKVYKTPQCGCCKAWVQHLAQNGFQVESVDMPDLALVKQKYGVKPEHEACHTAVVDEYVVEGHVPADVIKRLLEERPAVLGIAVPGMPAGSPGMEGAMKERYDVLTFDRAGRSRVYAQR, from the coding sequence GTGAATAAAGTTGTACGAAACGTGATTGGAGTTTCAGTCGTGGCCGTTGTCGCTCTCGTGGCGGCGTGCTCCGGGGATGGCGCGGATGCGACTCCGGCGAATGCGACTCTTGGGGATGCGACTGTCGCGAATGCGACTGCATCGGAGCCAACCCCGGATGCAACTGCGCCGAGCGTGGAGACTGGCGAGAGCTCGGCCAAACCCATCGCGATCAAGGTCTACAAGACCCCGCAGTGCGGATGCTGCAAGGCCTGGGTGCAACACCTCGCCCAGAATGGATTTCAGGTGGAGTCGGTGGACATGCCCGACCTGGCGCTGGTCAAACAGAAATATGGAGTGAAGCCCGAGCACGAGGCCTGTCACACGGCTGTCGTCGACGAATACGTCGTCGAAGGACATGTCCCCGCCGACGTCATCAAAAGACTGCTCGAGGAGCGGCCCGCTGTTCTCGGAATCGCCGTCCCGGGCATGCCTGCAGGGTCTCCCGGCATGGAGGGTGCGATGAAGGAGCGGTATGACGTTCTCACCTTCGACAGAGCAGGCCGCAGCCGGGTTTACGCACAACGGTAG
- a CDS encoding rhodanese-like domain-containing protein translates to MAHAHKQHSPGFLRIVDDAKSRVREVSVEETRAALESGRARLIDVREDNEWNEAHAKGAEHLGKGIIERDIETFAPDKASELILYCGGGYRAALAADSLQRMGYTKVASMAGGWRAWQEANAPIEESK, encoded by the coding sequence ATGGCTCACGCCCACAAGCAGCACTCGCCAGGATTTCTTCGGATCGTCGACGATGCGAAGTCACGCGTGCGGGAAGTCAGCGTCGAAGAAACGCGAGCAGCGCTCGAGAGTGGGCGCGCGCGGCTCATCGACGTGCGCGAAGACAACGAGTGGAACGAGGCCCACGCGAAGGGAGCCGAACATCTCGGCAAGGGTATCATCGAGCGCGACATCGAAACGTTCGCGCCGGACAAGGCCAGCGAGCTGATACTTTACTGTGGCGGCGGATACCGCGCTGCGCTCGCCGCTGATTCGCTTCAACGGATGGGCTATACGAAAGTCGCATCGATGGCCGGCGGATGGCGGGCATGGCAGGAAGCAAACGCACCAATCGAGGAATCAAAGTGA